From the genome of Magnolia sinica isolate HGM2019 chromosome 12, MsV1, whole genome shotgun sequence:
TGGTTGGATGCCTTCCCCTCAGTATCCCAATATGCTCTCCCAAGAACAACCTCAAACCATTGCCCAATTCTTCTTTCTGCTAAGGAGATTAATTGGGGTTCGAAACCATTCCGTTTTGATGCTTCTTGGTTGAAAATTGCCGGGTTCTGAAAAATGATCGCAGATTGGTGGGGAGATTTTAGTGTCGAAGGTTTTGCTGGTTTCAGATTATGTTCTAAGCTCAAGATGCTGAAAGCCAAAATAACACAGTGGAAGACCTAGGTCCTCTCCTCTAGACAGTTTGAAACTGACAACCTCCTGTCTTCCCTACAACAGATTGACGCGGAAATAGGAGGAGGTAATTCATCCCTTGAGACTCTGGCTAGAAGAATTTCTCTTATTCAGGCTCTGTCTGTTAGATCTCTCGAAGTCGAAATATCATGGAAACAAAAAGCTTGGGCAAGGTGGATAAAAGAGGGCGACAGAAATTCAAAATGCTTCCACAACTTATCTAGTATGCATGCCAGATTTGATAAGATTTGCAGTATTGTGATTGATGAAAGACGGGTGGAAGAAAAGGATGAAATCGTCGATGCCGCAATCTTCCACTTCCAATCCCTCTTTAGCTCAGCCCATCACAGACGCCTTGGCATAGATAATCTCCACCTTAATTCCTTATCGTCTGAAGACGCTTTTTCCCTTGAAGCCCCTTTCTCCTTGGAAGAAGTTAAGCTGGCCATCGACTCGCTTAGGGGTGATAGAGCCCCAGGGCCTGATGGATACCCTATTCTTTTTTTCCAAACTTTCTGGGAGATTATCCAATCCAATGTGATGGATTTCTTTAACGAATTCCACGATAGGGCCAGACTATTTGCTAATCTCGGAGCCACATTCATCGCCCTCATTCCCAAATTTCAAGGGGCTGTGTCCTTTAAAGAATTTCGTCTGATCAATCTGTTGGGTGGTCCATATAAGATTTTGGCTAAAGTTCTAGCCACTCTCGCCTATCAAAATACATCATCAAAATTATTTCAGGCAATCAATGCGCATTCATTCCTGGGAGGCAGATTACTAATGGCGCGCTTATAGCTAATGAATGTATTGATGCTGCTCACAGATCGGGTTGCAAATTCATCGGCTGCAAGTTAGATATCGAAAAAGCGtatgatcatgtagattgggAATTTCTGCATCTCTTGctaattagaatggatttcagatCTCTCTGGAGAAGGTGAATTATGGAGTGTATCTCCTCCGCCCGTTTCTCTGTTATCCTAAACGGTTCTCCTTTTGGTTTCTTCAACCGTGCTCGTGGTCTACGCCAAGGGGATCCTCTCTCCACTTTCCTGTTCTTGATCGTCGGTGAAGCCTTCTCCAAAATGCTCCATCAAGGACAGGAAGTTGGGATCTTAGATGGCATCCCCATTCAGGGCCCCTCTGCTCCCATATCTCACATTCAATTTGCTGATGACACATTGATTTTCAACGAGGCTTCCCTGGATAAAATCAGCAATCTCCGCACTTCCATTCTCTACTTTGAGGCTGTCTCGGGTTTATCTGTTAATCTCGCTAAATCCAAGATTTTTGCATAAATTTGGAAGAAGAGGAAACCATTGGATGGGCAGATTTTTTCGGCTGTTCAGCGAGCTCTCTCCCTTCTACGTTTGTAGGCCTTCGGTTGTGTATTGGCGCCCCTCCTAAATCAGCCTGGGACAAGGTGATTTCTAGATTTGATTCCTTCCTGGCAAAATGGAAATGCCGTTTTCTTTCTTTCGATGGTTCTATTACCCTTATAAAGGCAGCTCTATCGAATCTCCCCATCTATTTCATGTCTCTATTTAAATGTCCTCCTTCAGTTCTAAAGACTATTGAGCACAAAAGAAGGGATTTTCTATGGCACAACAAGGGAGAGAAGAATAAATTCCATTTGGTGGAGTGGAATTCTGTGTGCAAGCATTACAATCAAGGTGGGacaggtataaaaaatttgaaactTATGAACAGGGCTTTGCTAGGCAAATGGATTTGGCGCTTAGGAACTGAAGACAATAGCTTGTGGAACAAAGTGATAAAAGGCAAATACGGCAGATCAGTTGGGGGCTGGTGGTCCAACATCTCTTCTCAGCACAAGGCTTCTGCGGTTTGGAGAGATATTATTTCCACTCAAGATCAGGTCCTGCAAGGGATGGAATTCCATCTTGGCAATGGCTCAAAAATTCAGTTTTGGAAAGATTGTTGGGTGGAGAAAATCCCGCTTAGAGACAAATTTCCCTTAATTTTCTCTCTCGCTCCAAATCCAGATACATCGTTTCCAATTGCTATTCTATTACTGCTGGAAAGTTGGTATGATCAGTGGATTGTAGGAGGAATCTACAAGACTGGGAGGTACAACAGTTTGTGGACCTCCTTGAGTGCATCTATAGGGCCCAACCCAATCCTCAAATCGATGACGCGCTGCTCTGGACTAAGTCTAAGACCAACAGATTCTCGGTCCGTTCCTTTTATTTGCAGTTGGAGCAATCTCCCATCTCTGCTAATCATCACTGTTCTAAACTTTGGAAATCCCCGGTTCCTCCTAAGTTCATCGCGTTCGCTTGGCTGGTCACTCTGAAAAGAATTCTGACGGTGGATAATCTTAGGAAGAGAGGGATGTGTTTAGTGAATATTTGTTTGTGCTGCAAGAAGGCGGAGGAGATGGTGGACCATTTGCTGCTCCACTGCCCTTTCATTTCTTCCATTTTGGCCGATTTTCGGGTCCGTTTTGAAGTCAATAGGTGCCCTCCACTTTGCGTCTCTTCTCTTTTTATGGATTGGAATGGGGTGAAGCTTGAAAAGAATCGATCCGCCCTGTGGAaaatggcccttcttgccactTGGTGGTGCGTTTAGGTGGAAAGGAACGGCAGATGTTTTCGGGACACTTCTAATTCTTCGGCTTCGGTGCTATCTAGAGCTAAAGCTCTAATTATTGAATGGGCCACCCATATTGAATCCATGAAGGATTCCGACCTTTTGTTTCTTGGTTTGTAAGCCTTTGTCTGCTTCCTTAGCAGATTTGGCTGCTGCTTttgtaatttttctgtttttttagctttttttaataaaatctcGTTgcctttcaaaataaataaataaataatatcttGGCACACTGGTTCTTCCTGCTGTATATTTTCTATGTTGTTATCCTCAAATAGTTTGTGCATTGACATTTGAATTACACATGTTTACCATTTCCTTTATTGGTACTCTCATGTCCTTTGATAATTCCTGTCTTCTGTGTTTGTGTTTTAAACTGTTGAGAGGGATATTTGCAGGCTGCCAGTTCACTGGCTTGTGCCAGAAGAGGTTGGATGAATGTTGACATTGATAAAATCGTGTGCGAGACATGTGGAAAGCAACTCAGTTTTACTTTGTTGGCGTCTTGGACACAGTCCGAAGGTCAAATTCCATTGTCTTAAACTGCTTTAATCCTATGTGCTGCCTCTAAAGTTCTATTTTTGAAGGCCTTTATCTGTATTCTAGCGTCttttgtgaattattttttgtttttcatactTAAGGTCAGTTGGATTCTCCTATGTTCACAAATCATGTTTTGAagtttttaaaatatctactgTGGCACTCtttcttcttttgaaaaattttagCTACCATGTGGCAACAAATACATGCTAATCTCGTGCTCTTCTCCTTCCTGTTTTGGAGCAGCATTCTTGATATCATTTGCACCAGCTTGCTAACTTTTCCTCTCTTGTCATTTCTTTTAATTGAAGTTGATAACGCTGGTGAAGCTTTTGCAAAGGAGCTCGACTCAGGCCACAAAGTCACTTGTCCATGGAGAGGAAATACCTGTGCCGAAAGCTTGGTGCAGTTCCCGCCAACTCCTTCTCCAGCACTCATTGGAGGTTATAAGGATCGGTGCGATGGACTTTTGCAGTTTCAATCTCTTCCCGTTGTAGCGTTGTCTGCAATTGAGCAGATGAAACTTTCTAGGAGCCTGCAGATCGACCGTTTTCTATCCCAACCGCACACTATCACAGCAGGGGAATTTGGTTTTAGAGCAGACAGCATCCTAGGACTCGAGTTGTCCAGAGAGGAGGCATTGTTGACTTATTCCCGTGTATGCAGACTTTAGATCTTTTCTTCACTCTTCTAACAGAGGTTTGCAAAGTGCAGATGTGTGTGCAATGAAGCTCGTGTAGATGCCacgcatgtgccaacatggcacgtgtgcaagatctCCATTCATCAGGTTGATCTGACCTTGTACTTGTTTTCCCGAAAATAaccaatcagcatgtgggcccctatattggaaacaggtggatgggttagaaaacttaagCCAGGTTTTTTCAGAgacgtacatttgttttgcaaactgtggctcACCTGACAAATGGATTGACCTCATTCTGGGGCTAGGGCATTGATATAGTGGTGCCATTCTGATGGACGAATTGGATCTCGTACCTATCTTGCCATGCTGTCACATgcatggtgtgtacatgagctttattgcacactcATGTGGGCTTAACAAAGCTCCTTTTACATGCTTATGATTTTCAGTTTAATGCTTGATTATTTTGGCCTTCTAATTGCATGGTTCCAATTTACTTCTTTTCCTGGGTAGGCCCAGAAGCTGATAAGCCTGTGCGGATGGGAGCCAAGGTGGGTTCTAAATGTTCAAGACTGTGAAGAGCACTCTGCCCAATCAGCAAGAAATGCCTGCTCGTTTAGCCCTATACAAGATCGATTACTTCCTTTGCAGGAACCTGGACTCAGCAAGAAAGCGGTACCTGCTGCAGAAAAAGAAACTGGAAAGAAAAAGATGTCGATTCCAGAATCTAGATGTGATTCCAAGTCACCTCTATTAGATTGTAGCTTATGCGGTGTGACTGTCAGAATTTGGGAATTCCTTACGGTACCTCGCCCTGCTCGCTTGGCTCCCAACAATATTGATACTGTAGAAACAAGCAAAAAAATGGCATTGACACGTGGGGTGAGTGCAGCTAGTGGTATCAACGGGTGGATTTCGGTCGATGGAACAGAGAAAGAACAGGCCGAGTGCCGTGATGAAGCAGCAACAGCGGATGAGGGCAAAACATTATCAAATGCTGGTGTGGATTTAAATCTTACAATGGCAGGAGGGTTACCATCTGGTCAGTTTGTTGTGCCTGCAATCTCTGAGCACTTTGAAGATGCAGCTTTAGGAAGAGATTTAATGATTGGTCAGCCTTCTGGTAGCGAGGTTGGTGATCGTGCGGCTTCATTTGAATCACGGGGTCCAAGCACTAGGAAACGGAGCTTTGGTGAAGGAGGGAGCACTGTTGACAGGCCACACAGGAGGTTTCAGGGGGCTGATAGTGTCGAAGGAACCGTAATTGATCGTGATGGTGATGAGGTAAATTACAGTAGAGAATATTCTGGGGGCCCCTCCAAGCATTCCCGTGATTCTTACCATTCATCTTATAGGAGAGATTCTTCCGGTGCTGGCCCTAGTCGCTCCAGGGGCTTTGAGACAGATATATATGGAGACAAAATTGAACCTTTAAGACAAGGACATGACCTTATGACTGGTGCCACCTCTACTAGAGATTCAGCTCGTGCATCTTCCGTTATTGCAATGGATACAGTCTGCCACAGTGCAGAGGAGGACTCTATGGAAAGCGTGGAAAATTATCCCGGTGATGTTGATGATGTCCATTTTCCTTCTCCAACAGTGCACAAGAACCTCGACCTGAATGATGCATCAGATCAACACTATAGCAATCAAGCACAGCAGAGCGCCTGTTTCCAACCAGCTGCTGGAAGGGCTGCTGGAGGAATGGGAGAGAGCAGTACGAATTATGGTGAAGAAACATTGAACGCAGAAACAGTTAGTGTGCAAGCTCGGGATGGGTTGAGTTTTGGAATCAGTGGAGGAAGTGTTGGCATGGGCGCTAGTCATGAAGCCGAAATCCATGGAGCTGATGTTTCCGTCCATAGAGCGGATAGCATTGTTGGAGATGTGGAACCAATAGCAGAAGTCACTGAGAATCTGGGGCAAACAGGTGAATCTGCTCCAGATCCTGGAATGATGGATGAATTCGTTCCGGAAGAAATGGATAGAGAGGATCCTCATGGAGACAGTCAAGAAATGATGTCTCATTCCGTAGGAAGGGCGGACAGTGGCTCTAAAATTGATGGTTCAACTAAGGCGGAGTCTATTGGAAGTGGGGAGAAGATGGGCCATGTGTTGGACCGTGAGAATAGTGACCATCCTTCTCTTTCTTGCAACGCTATGATATACTCTGTGCATGAAGCATCCAAGGAAGAGGTAACTCAAGCCGGCAACGAATCTCTTGCTGATGGATGTATGCCCTTGGAATCTGATAACTTTGCTGGAAATGGAATAGGTAATACTATCCATTCCTCTTGTTTTCTTATCCATGGTTCTCAGTCCAGAGCTGTTTAAACTGTGAAGAGTATATTTTTTCTCTGGCATTTTCTTCTCAGCACTTGCTGTACACAACAGGCCACTGCATAATTTTAAACTTTCTCACCTCCATTAACTCTTTTCGATAAATCCAAGGCATTTTCTTCAAATTTTACTGGAGAAATCCCCTAGTGCTCTTAGAGCAATAAGTTATAATGCTCATAGTTGATGcttctagttgcattgggacacttggacaatcaattcattgatctagactgtttgtTAGGTCCACAatacatttcatgggctagcAAGAAAACATCACACAGGTATGACAATATTAACCGTGTGATCAATTActttaatatggacagtcaagatcatttagACAAAAATATGTCTGgttcaacaatttgatccatctatttgatggGGAGCATTGGGGATTGCCTATGATTCCAAAGAATTTCTTctgttaggcaatcctaaccattccatcCACGGCTTGGAGAAAGGATGGTTACAAAAAATGCGTTCTTGACTTGATGGACAATTCTGTTCGATTTACTGGACCATCCAAGTGAACTAGGAGCtctataacttacagtgctctgcaagcactggagcatttctctttatGCTGTTTAACTCTTAGTTTACTGATATTGCAATTGAATGATgctttttaaataaatttaaaaatcaaaaaaataaaaaaacacaattTGTTGTGCAAATCATTATATTCTGATTAGcgtcacacatgtgcacacatggAGACATGGGGTATATGTGCGTGTAGGTATCTAGCTGATTGTAAAAGCCTAGGAGTTTAAATTTTGTTTCTAAagatttttgtttcaaaattttaatttccttTCTTTGAATGAGATCTAGAATAAAAGCTGAGACTATATAACCATTTCTTTTGTCGTCTTTTCCTGCCCTGCCTCCTTACTGTTTGACATTTAGTTGCTTATCTGTCCTCTTCAACTTTTATGTTCATAGGACCAGCAAATGGAGAAAGCAACTATGGAGCAGAAGCTGTGGAATTTGATCCAATTAAGCACCACAACCATTTCTGCCCATGGGTTAATGGGAATGTTGCTGCTGCTGGCAGTAGTAGCAGTGGTTCCAGCTCCAGCgctgttgatgtagctctttgtGGGTGGCAGCTCACGCTTGATGCCTTGGATGCCTTCCAGTCTCTAGGGCACATTCCTGTTCAAATGGTGGAGTCTGAGTCAGCTGCATCTCTGTATAAGGTCTGTTCAACTATCAATTTGTTGTTTTCATACAAAGAATAATAAATGCATTACATGCTAGTAATAACATATGAATCATGCCCTTGGCACGTTTATCTTATATGAGAATCTATACCAGGCTAGGCAATACTCCCTGTGTGTACTTACCCAGAGTCCCTATATGATGCTATAGGGTGAGGTACGTTACAGTTACACTGCCCCTGAATGGTTTCAAAATGTATCGCATGTGACGAAATAGTAAGAGATATATAGTTATAAACAATTAATCCTAATGCATTAGTCAGAAGTGTAATGAAATTCTCCTTGACTCACTTGAGCTTTATAATAGTATGGATCAATGCATTTGGCTATGTAGTTCTCCCCACATATTTTTGGCATAAAGACAGACTCTTTGTACCGGTGCCTGTTGATGACCTTTCCATTAACGGCTAATATTGTTTGCAcaaccgccccccccccccccaaagtatGCAACTGATGTTGAATCACGGCATGATCAAGGGGCATCAAACTTAGGTCTTGAGAGATGCTTGAATTTGACTTTCCTTTTAAACCTGTTCCCTTGTATCAAGCTTCCACTTACCTAACATCATGGTTtcccgtaatggccattatggggctgtaaaggccattatgtaaaggtaacggttgCAACCGTTACACCTACAGGGTTGTAAAtgctgtaacggctgttatggaaaaaaaattacccgtaacggccgttacagccccatAACAGCCCATTATGCTCTCCATAAAGGCCGTAACAATCCATTATAGGGCTGATacaattttttctgatttttgttttttcaatttaaaaaaaaaaagaagaagagaccaTAACGGACATTATGGGGTTCGTAACGGCCTTTATAGCCTGTACCGTAAAGGTAAaggtggtggccattacgaccACTATCATTTTCTTGAGCTTGTGATATTTTAAGTTCTTAACACACCAAGATCATAcaaaagcaataaaaatatcTACTTAATTGTGTATTTCACTGATAAAGTTAAAGCATGTGAGTTGCAATAGCAAGTTTTTGGTTAAGTTAATGTCACCCCAAAAATACAAAGAACGCACTTGACCTAAAATGGGACTTATTATTGTAAAATTTCACATGTTTGATAACATATGATTCTCTTTGGTGTGGAAGAACATAGGAATCTAATCGTCCCTGGTTATGTTCCTTAGCCACTCCTATAAATACACAAACATTACAAAAGAAACACAGAGAGGACAAAATAATTGTATTTCAAAGTTGAAATAATAAATGAAAGAGTATCAGGATGTAATGAGCATTTCAAGTTATGCAAAATTTGCATTTATAATAATTTAATGTTTTTTCATAATGAGAATTCTGTAAGGACCGTTAATGGGTAGCATATTGATTTGCCCTTGTAAATAGATGCAAGAGTGTGTGAGGGCGTATACATTAGCATGGTCCTACTGAAAACCTTTGTGCTTGTTTACTACAAATTCTAGCTAGTCTCTCCTTAATAACAACAATAGGATGATAAAAACTTCCAAGATTCCTCAATGGAAAAATCTATGGTGGACCTCGACAAAGTAAATGATCCATCCACTGTTGGCTGTGACAAAACAATTCGACCACAGGCCCACAAGGACCTTGATTAGGCAAAAAGGGTCTAAACATGCACTACATTTTCCTATGGCCATACCTTTGCAACCAGTTATCCGTTTTGCACGTAAAATAT
Proteins encoded in this window:
- the LOC131221714 gene encoding uncharacterized protein LOC131221714; its protein translation is MSGGGGGGPRVAGKTKVGKYELGRTLGEGTFAKVKFARNVESGENVAIKILDKEKVLKHKMIGQIKREISTMKLVKHPNVIQMHEVMASKTKIYIVLEYVTGGELFDKIAHGRLKEDEARKYFQQLINAVDYCHSRGVFHRDLKPENLLLDSSGVLKVSDFGLSALPQQVREDGLLHTTCGTPNYVAPEVINNKGYDGAKADLWSCGVILFVLMAGYLPFEETNLMTLYKKIIKADFTCPSWFSTSAKKLIKRILDPNPLTRITIPDVIENEWFKKGYKPPSFDTADVTSLDDVDSVFNESREPGNLVVERREERPMVMNAFELISTSQGLNLGILFEKQMGLIKRETRFTSKCPASEIISKIEETAGPLGFDVKKNNYKMKLQGSKTGRKGRLSIATEIFEVAPSLYMVKLRKSTGDTLEFNTFYKSLSTGLKDVVWKSGEEAVESRTLTPRFRHLRARDGEMREEVRSSGGAIDPVLVARSSSPPATPAASSAGASTAAVPTNAGSVDRLGQGQGSKVGSLSCVGSDLQRTSLSTSAGGSVLGSSFASCRPWERGDLLRRLATFKPSNWSGRPKAASSLACARRGWMNVDIDKIVCETCGKQLSFTLLASWTQSEVDNAGEAFAKELDSGHKVTCPWRGNTCAESLVQFPPTPSPALIGGYKDRCDGLLQFQSLPVVALSAIEQMKLSRSLQIDRFLSQPHTITAGEFGFRADSILGLELSREEALLTYSRAQKLISLCGWEPRWVLNVQDCEEHSAQSARNACSFSPIQDRLLPLQEPGLSKKAVPAAEKETGKKKMSIPESRCDSKSPLLDCSLCGVTVRIWEFLTVPRPARLAPNNIDTVETSKKMALTRGVSAASGINGWISVDGTEKEQAECRDEAATADEGKTLSNAGVDLNLTMAGGLPSGQFVVPAISEHFEDAALGRDLMIGQPSGSEVGDRAASFESRGPSTRKRSFGEGGSTVDRPHRRFQGADSVEGTVIDRDGDEVNYSREYSGGPSKHSRDSYHSSYRRDSSGAGPSRSRGFETDIYGDKIEPLRQGHDLMTGATSTRDSARASSVIAMDTVCHSAEEDSMESVENYPGDVDDVHFPSPTVHKNLDLNDASDQHYSNQAQQSACFQPAAGRAAGGMGESSTNYGEETLNAETVSVQARDGLSFGISGGSVGMGASHEAEIHGADVSVHRADSIVGDVEPIAEVTENLGQTGESAPDPGMMDEFVPEEMDREDPHGDSQEMMSHSVGRADSGSKIDGSTKAESIGSGEKMGHVLDRENSDHPSLSCNAMIYSVHEASKEEVTQAGNESLADGCMPLESDNFAGNGIGPANGESNYGAEAVEFDPIKHHNHFCPWVNGNVAAAGSSSSGSSSSAVDVALCGWQLTLDALDAFQSLGHIPVQMVESESAASLYKDDHLTPSRKLLARHSVSKSHGHH